In Pseudoalteromonas marina, a genomic segment contains:
- a CDS encoding MHYT domain-containing protein — protein MLSAFFITDHDPSLVVNGVYDPLLVSISVLIAIFASFFTTRLIDLAKETKFHNYERLAKFTAAAIFSAGIWSMHFIGMLAFSLCTNIKYDPTITILSFLPAFFACLFAIAILINNKASFKILGLCSVLLGAGIGTMHYSGMAAMELAPLLRYDPLMFVLSIFVAIALSFIALYSRFNLDKFFPKLTPLQSRTISAIILGLAVAGMHYMGMAATRFVATSPLLFDDVNASAGLTFVAIAVATATVAITSVVAVINGMVRYKMLLEEKSADESRLNAILETAIDAIVTIDHRGHILSFNASATHIFGWQEHEVKNKNIKMLMDEKLAKHHDEYLSNAKDVNSNKVLGVNREIFAKHKEGHLFPIRIGIGEVNQPGQTPLYVGYITDLTEQRELQRSLVEKEQKYRSLINNMPGAVFRCRLDDNWSMLFISPSILELTGYQSNEFTEHCLEFNDLILKTDQQAVKDAVTTAVKEKRQYSIEYRIRHRNGKVLWLLDQGSFYFNNKDEAQWIDGVFVDITERKEYEEKLEKAKLIAEEAAQAKQSFMANMSHEIRTPMNSIIGFSDLLMDTPLNNEQQKHLVTVNNAARSLLRLLNEVLDSAKLERGKLTIEAVHFSLKPVIDSIISTFWLEAKKKDLLLHLTIKESVQNTYYGDPDRLRQILTNLIGNAIKFTEHGSVTITVSTTQNGHLFFEVQDTGIGIEKDRVSAIFQPFVQADGTTTRRFGGTGLGTTISKQLVELMGGTINLVSEINKGTCFYFSLPLKVGDEEKIDYFDGLHTQLPALRILVVDDIEQNTELLSLLLSRDHHAVTKASNGLEAIDTFKQHDFDVILMDIHMPECDGIEASIKIREIEKQQQLKNIPIIALTASVLQQDKLLAKKAGMNGFANKPIDINQLNQEIAQVLGLGVSKEIEIAQTDPNAKHIDFKKGLALWGSKCKQLTEITKFIKDNDKRFDTLINEPQLNTQNSYSLIHTLKGIAGNLGLIALMRLLSNLEQAIKQGEDVDNILQSIKAELAVISQLLTTKECDQTDKPESKNNVVSIDELTQLCEALYDSAQNAELNDNALTNLQTFSGEPFSDDIAAIADAFDEFDFENAILKLDTLINKLNDI, from the coding sequence ATGCTATCTGCATTTTTTATTACAGACCACGACCCTAGCCTAGTAGTTAACGGCGTTTACGACCCTCTTTTAGTATCTATATCTGTTTTAATAGCAATATTCGCTTCTTTTTTTACAACCCGATTGATTGATTTAGCCAAAGAAACAAAATTTCATAATTATGAACGCCTAGCAAAATTTACTGCCGCTGCTATATTTTCAGCCGGGATTTGGAGTATGCACTTTATCGGTATGCTGGCCTTCTCGCTCTGCACAAATATTAAATACGACCCAACAATAACTATATTGTCTTTTCTTCCTGCTTTTTTTGCTTGCCTATTTGCAATTGCTATTTTAATTAACAATAAAGCGAGCTTCAAAATACTTGGTTTATGTTCTGTATTATTAGGCGCAGGCATTGGCACAATGCATTATAGCGGCATGGCCGCTATGGAGTTGGCTCCTTTATTACGCTACGACCCACTTATGTTTGTTTTATCAATATTTGTCGCAATAGCACTTTCTTTTATTGCTCTTTATAGTCGATTTAACTTAGATAAATTTTTCCCTAAATTAACGCCTCTACAAAGCCGCACCATAAGCGCAATTATTTTGGGCCTTGCTGTTGCAGGAATGCACTATATGGGCATGGCAGCAACCCGTTTTGTTGCAACTTCGCCACTGCTATTCGATGATGTTAACGCATCCGCCGGTCTTACATTTGTCGCAATTGCTGTTGCTACAGCAACGGTTGCTATTACAAGCGTCGTGGCGGTTATTAACGGAATGGTTCGTTATAAAATGTTGCTAGAAGAAAAGTCTGCCGATGAGTCTCGTCTGAATGCCATACTCGAAACAGCCATCGATGCCATAGTAACGATTGATCACAGAGGGCATATTTTAAGTTTTAATGCCTCAGCCACACATATTTTTGGCTGGCAAGAACATGAAGTAAAAAACAAAAATATAAAAATGTTAATGGATGAAAAGCTCGCTAAGCATCACGATGAATACCTCTCTAATGCAAAAGATGTTAACTCAAACAAGGTGCTCGGTGTAAACCGTGAAATTTTTGCAAAACACAAAGAAGGCCATCTTTTTCCTATTAGAATAGGCATTGGCGAAGTTAACCAGCCAGGACAAACTCCATTATATGTTGGCTATATCACTGATTTAACCGAACAACGTGAATTACAACGTAGCCTTGTTGAAAAAGAGCAAAAATACCGTTCTTTAATAAATAATATGCCGGGTGCTGTATTTAGATGTAGGCTAGATGATAATTGGAGTATGTTATTCATAAGTCCAAGTATTTTAGAGTTAACAGGTTATCAATCAAATGAATTTACCGAGCATTGCTTAGAGTTTAACGACCTTATTTTAAAAACTGACCAACAGGCAGTAAAAGATGCAGTAACTACTGCAGTTAAAGAAAAGCGCCAATATTCTATCGAATATAGAATTCGTCATAGAAATGGTAAAGTTTTATGGTTATTAGACCAAGGTAGTTTTTACTTTAATAATAAAGACGAAGCTCAGTGGATAGATGGCGTGTTTGTTGATATCACCGAGCGTAAAGAGTACGAAGAGAAGCTCGAAAAAGCGAAACTCATCGCTGAAGAAGCCGCACAAGCAAAACAGTCGTTTATGGCTAATATGAGCCACGAAATACGCACCCCTATGAACTCTATTATCGGCTTTAGCGACCTGCTCATGGATACACCACTCAATAATGAGCAGCAAAAGCACCTTGTTACCGTTAATAACGCAGCCCGTTCGCTTCTTCGCTTGCTTAACGAGGTACTCGATTCAGCTAAATTAGAACGTGGTAAGTTGACCATTGAAGCAGTTCACTTTAGCCTCAAACCCGTTATAGACAGCATCATTTCAACGTTTTGGTTAGAAGCAAAAAAGAAAGATCTTTTACTTCATCTTACTATTAAAGAATCAGTGCAAAATACCTATTACGGTGATCCAGACAGGTTAAGACAGATTTTAACTAACCTTATTGGCAATGCTATTAAGTTTACAGAGCATGGCTCTGTGACCATTACCGTAAGCACCACACAAAATGGGCATTTATTTTTTGAAGTACAAGACACCGGCATTGGGATTGAAAAGGATAGAGTGAGCGCTATTTTTCAACCTTTTGTCCAAGCTGACGGAACGACTACCCGCCGCTTTGGTGGTACAGGGCTTGGAACAACTATCAGCAAACAACTTGTTGAGCTGATGGGGGGAACTATAAATTTAGTCAGTGAAATAAATAAAGGCACCTGCTTTTATTTTTCGCTTCCTCTTAAAGTGGGTGATGAAGAAAAAATTGACTATTTTGATGGCCTTCATACACAGTTACCTGCCCTAAGAATTTTGGTCGTTGACGACATAGAACAAAATACTGAGCTTCTCTCGTTATTACTTTCCAGGGATCACCATGCGGTTACAAAAGCGAGTAATGGTCTTGAGGCAATTGACACCTTCAAACAACACGATTTTGATGTCATTTTAATGGATATTCACATGCCAGAATGTGACGGTATTGAAGCTTCGATAAAAATACGCGAGATAGAAAAACAACAACAGTTAAAAAATATTCCTATTATTGCTTTAACCGCCAGCGTTTTACAGCAAGATAAACTATTAGCTAAAAAAGCAGGCATGAATGGGTTTGCAAACAAGCCAATTGACATTAATCAATTAAATCAAGAAATTGCACAAGTACTTGGTTTAGGTGTTTCGAAAGAAATCGAAATAGCACAAACAGATCCAAATGCAAAACACATCGATTTTAAAAAAGGATTAGCGTTATGGGGATCGAAGTGTAAACAGCTGACTGAAATCACTAAATTTATTAAAGACAATGACAAACGCTTCGACACACTTATAAACGAGCCTCAGCTAAACACTCAAAATAGCTATAGTTTAATACACACTTTAAAAGGGATTGCTGGAAACCTTGGTCTTATTGCACTAATGAGACTTTTATCCAATCTAGAGCAAGCTATTAAACAAGGCGAGGACGTTGATAATATTTTACAATCAATAAAAGCTGAACTGGCTGTTATTTCACAATTGTTAACGACAAAAGAATGTGATCAAACTGATAAACCTGAAAGTAAAAACAATGTAGTGTCAATTGATGAATTAACACAGCTGTGTGAAGCACTTTATGACTCAGCACAAAACGCTGAATTAAACGATAATGCATTGACGAACCTGCAAACGTTTTCAGGTGAACCCTTTTCAGATGACATTGCCGCAATAGCTGATGCATTTGATGAATTTGATTTTGAAAATGCGATTCTCAAATTAGACACATTGATAAACAAACTAAACGATATATGA
- a CDS encoding M48 family metallopeptidase, giving the protein MFDYQLKKSKRRKTVAIKVHDQGVTVYAPHFVAQKQIDSWLLEKQPWIEAQLKKQLNAVDTKQYPLIHNKIKMFSEWVKLSFLESSLSDIQEHNNVLLVTHSTRVKNHNGKYESLIKQYLEEKLAAYIEMRISYYCKIMKEELPQKLSIAIYKRRWGSCNSRRELTFNLHLIGAPHAVIDYVIVHELAHLQHLNHSKHFWARVEAFFPDHKIASDWLKANGTSLQWVF; this is encoded by the coding sequence GTGTTTGATTACCAGCTAAAAAAAAGTAAACGAAGAAAAACAGTCGCTATAAAGGTACATGATCAAGGTGTTACTGTATATGCTCCCCATTTTGTTGCCCAAAAACAAATCGATAGTTGGTTACTTGAAAAGCAACCCTGGATTGAAGCACAATTAAAAAAGCAGCTTAATGCAGTCGATACTAAGCAGTATCCCCTTATCCATAATAAAATTAAGATGTTTTCTGAGTGGGTTAAATTAAGTTTTTTAGAAAGTTCATTATCTGATATTCAAGAACACAATAATGTTTTGTTGGTAACACACTCTACTAGAGTAAAAAATCACAACGGTAAATACGAAAGTTTGATTAAACAGTATTTAGAAGAGAAGTTGGCGGCGTATATTGAAATGCGTATTAGCTATTATTGCAAAATAATGAAAGAAGAATTGCCTCAAAAGTTAAGTATTGCGATATATAAACGCCGTTGGGGGAGTTGCAACAGCAGGCGAGAGCTAACTTTTAACTTGCACTTAATCGGGGCTCCTCACGCCGTGATTGATTATGTAATAGTGCATGAACTTGCTCATTTGCAGCATTTAAACCACAGTAAGCACTTTTGGGCTAGAGTAGAGGCATTCTTTCCTGATCATAAAATTGCATCAGATTGGCTAAAAGCAAACGGAACAAGTTTACAGTGGGTGTTTTAA
- a CDS encoding VC2046/SO_2500 family protein, producing the protein MQIDDLLITEQQLSTRLNQSVHADRRGEFSLLLAMLSQDALDFSQFHLPKTEIEENTTQEAQLREQLGAGPKQPLAPSEFNMLIGQFNAQRLSLVGENKGMADIKLNQCLNPEPFSIRDDVNHIPLPIIDNCELAVRRRLQKDEIEIDNPKMDVAGFYDVLTDVNQREPLHLTMA; encoded by the coding sequence ATGCAAATCGATGATTTGTTAATCACAGAGCAGCAATTAAGTACTCGGTTAAACCAAAGTGTACATGCAGACCGCCGTGGTGAATTTTCATTGCTGTTGGCAATGCTTTCACAAGATGCTTTAGATTTTAGTCAATTTCATTTACCTAAAACTGAAATTGAAGAAAACACAACTCAAGAAGCGCAGTTAAGAGAGCAATTAGGAGCAGGACCAAAGCAGCCATTAGCACCCAGTGAATTTAATATGCTAATTGGGCAGTTTAATGCACAGCGTTTGTCTTTGGTTGGTGAGAATAAAGGCATGGCCGATATAAAGCTAAATCAGTGTTTAAACCCTGAGCCCTTTTCGATTAGAGATGATGTAAACCACATACCCCTACCCATTATAGATAATTGTGAACTTGCTGTGCGAAGACGTTTACAAAAAGACGAAATAGAAATAGATAATCCAAAAATGGATGTCGCAGGCTTTTATGACGTTCTAACAGACGTAAATCAGCGTGAACCATTACATTTGACGATGGCATAA
- a CDS encoding DUF6172 family protein, which translates to MKKTFTLNHEKIKYPRMVDAAKHEVKKYLKRERNKTLPEDADYWAFDCKFGKTVEDAQVVHVAEISNCISDIEKQELMSFYLEILAKPAQRQQLDLDNDE; encoded by the coding sequence ATGAAGAAAACATTCACGCTAAATCACGAGAAAATCAAATACCCTCGTATGGTTGATGCTGCAAAGCATGAAGTGAAAAAATATTTGAAAAGAGAGCGCAACAAAACTCTACCAGAAGATGCAGATTACTGGGCATTTGACTGTAAGTTTGGTAAAACGGTTGAAGATGCGCAAGTGGTTCATGTAGCTGAAATCAGCAACTGTATTAGCGATATTGAAAAGCAAGAATTGATGTCTTTTTACTTAGAAATATTGGCAAAACCTGCACAGCGTCAACAGCTAGACCTTGATAACGACGAGTAA
- a CDS encoding YchJ family protein, which yields MNYLNNNTCFCGNQKNYEDCCEPLLLGDKQAETPEQLMRSRYTAYVQKNAKYVYQTYASEKQAENPVNEIKEFATSCRFVSLSVIETNSDENKGVVEFKATYFYQNLYCVLHERSQFIKEQHQWRYLDGIIFPVADMKVGRNDDCPCGSAKKYKKCHSA from the coding sequence ATGAATTATTTAAATAACAACACTTGCTTTTGTGGAAACCAAAAAAATTACGAAGATTGCTGTGAACCACTGCTATTAGGTGATAAACAAGCAGAAACACCCGAGCAGTTAATGCGCTCTAGGTATACAGCTTACGTACAAAAAAATGCTAAATACGTATACCAAACATATGCAAGTGAAAAGCAAGCTGAAAACCCTGTAAATGAAATTAAAGAATTTGCGACCAGTTGTCGATTTGTAAGCTTATCTGTTATTGAAACAAACAGCGATGAAAATAAAGGGGTCGTTGAGTTTAAAGCTACCTATTTTTATCAAAACCTATATTGTGTGTTACATGAGCGCTCTCAATTTATAAAAGAGCAACACCAGTGGCGATATCTCGATGGTATTATATTTCCGGTCGCTGATATGAAAGTTGGCAGGAATGATGATTGCCCTTGTGGCAGCGCAAAAAAATACAAAAAATGCCATAGCGCGTAA
- a CDS encoding SulA-like leucine-rich domain-containing protein, which translates to MLQPITVRTVKSYQQDELSDCVNVIQIEDDISATFELLKVLHQYNSLNAWTLLIAPDHVPSKALLDSCSIDTSKLLVIRQKHLVNLEYVLRSALHNGNFAAVITWTDMLNNQLLSNLSLNLSNTKTKLYCFTKNSDVLDIPYIQQAC; encoded by the coding sequence ATGTTACAGCCTATAACCGTAAGAACAGTAAAAAGCTATCAGCAAGACGAACTATCTGATTGTGTTAACGTGATTCAAATTGAAGATGATATATCGGCAACGTTTGAGCTGTTAAAGGTGCTACACCAGTATAATAGTTTAAATGCTTGGACTTTATTAATCGCACCAGACCATGTTCCTAGTAAAGCTTTGCTTGATTCATGTTCAATAGACACAAGTAAACTATTAGTCATTAGGCAAAAACATTTAGTAAATTTAGAATATGTACTGCGTAGCGCACTGCATAATGGTAACTTTGCAGCGGTCATTACATGGACTGATATGTTAAACAATCAGTTATTGAGCAACTTATCGCTTAACTTAAGTAACACAAAAACAAAGTTATACTGTTTTACTAAAAATTCTGACGTACTTGATATACCTTACATACAGCAAGCTTGCTAA
- a CDS encoding tetratricopeptide repeat protein translates to MIKTTPTGYDLEQQLDNILSFVTQPGDTNSSPENDSSQQSTLNKALYYLKNNQPALAAKWMRLSAMSGDHRGQFYLGLFFVKGQGVPQSVFHGVAWLSLSSSQGHEPATAALADLRKYIETKRFKDAQCYAASLYEQIHQLQYAHLIPPAP, encoded by the coding sequence ATGATAAAAACCACACCAACAGGTTATGATTTAGAACAACAATTAGACAACATTTTGTCTTTTGTGACACAGCCAGGCGATACTAATTCGTCGCCTGAAAATGATAGCTCTCAACAAAGTACGCTTAATAAGGCGCTATATTATTTAAAAAATAACCAGCCTGCTTTAGCTGCAAAGTGGATGCGTTTATCGGCAATGTCTGGTGATCATCGAGGGCAATTTTATTTAGGCTTATTTTTTGTAAAAGGCCAAGGTGTTCCACAAAGTGTATTTCATGGAGTCGCTTGGCTTAGCTTATCGAGTAGCCAGGGTCATGAGCCAGCTACAGCTGCGCTTGCTGATTTGAGAAAATATATAGAAACAAAGCGTTTTAAGGATGCACAATGTTATGCGGCCAGTTTATATGAACAAATTCATCAATTACAATATGCCCATTTAATTCCCCCTGCTCCTTAG
- a CDS encoding NCS2 family permease: MLEALFKINENGSTVRRECIAGMTTFITMVYIVFVNPAMLAEAGMDQGAAFVATCIAAAIGCFIMGLWANYPLALAPGMGLNAFFTYGVVLGMGYTWEAALGAVFMSGCIFLLLSLFKVREWIINAIPLVLKRAIATGIGAFLALIALKNAGIIVASPATFVQLGDITSAGPLLAIFSFFIIAALLYRDFKSGVLISILSVTAISLGLGLVEYQGIIAAPPSILPTFMQLDFAAALELSMLSVIFAFLFVDLFDTSGTLVAVTQKAGLADEKGNMPRLGRALSADSSATIAGAMLGTSTTTSYIESVAGVSVGGRTGLTAVVVGCCFLLMMFFAPLANMVPAYATAGAILYVAVLMLQNLKFVDWDDMTDAIPVAVVLLMTPLTFSIAHGIALGFISYTAVKLLCGKRSEITISVWILTVLFIVKFAFLS, from the coding sequence ATGTTAGAAGCTTTATTTAAAATTAACGAAAATGGGTCCACGGTTCGTCGAGAATGCATCGCCGGAATGACTACTTTTATCACAATGGTTTACATTGTATTCGTGAACCCTGCGATGTTAGCAGAAGCGGGAATGGATCAAGGTGCTGCTTTTGTTGCTACTTGTATTGCTGCTGCAATAGGTTGTTTTATTATGGGGTTATGGGCCAATTACCCATTAGCTTTAGCACCTGGCATGGGGTTAAACGCCTTTTTTACGTATGGCGTTGTATTAGGTATGGGATACACCTGGGAAGCTGCGTTGGGCGCAGTATTTATGTCGGGTTGTATATTTTTATTATTAAGTTTATTTAAGGTTAGAGAATGGATAATAAATGCCATTCCATTAGTGTTAAAACGGGCTATTGCGACAGGCATTGGCGCGTTTTTAGCCTTAATAGCACTTAAAAATGCAGGTATTATTGTGGCAAGCCCCGCTACATTTGTGCAGCTGGGTGACATAACATCTGCGGGACCGTTACTGGCTATATTTAGCTTTTTTATTATTGCGGCATTGTTATATCGTGATTTTAAAAGTGGAGTGTTGATCAGTATTTTATCGGTTACAGCTATTTCACTTGGTTTAGGTTTAGTTGAATACCAAGGAATTATTGCTGCACCGCCTTCAATTTTACCTACTTTTATGCAGTTGGATTTTGCTGCTGCTTTAGAACTTTCAATGCTTAGTGTTATTTTTGCATTTTTGTTTGTCGATTTGTTTGACACGTCAGGTACTCTTGTAGCCGTAACGCAAAAGGCTGGTCTTGCAGATGAAAAAGGAAACATGCCACGCTTAGGACGTGCACTCAGTGCCGATAGCTCAGCTACCATTGCAGGTGCAATGTTAGGTACCTCAACAACCACATCATATATAGAGTCAGTGGCGGGTGTATCTGTTGGTGGGCGTACAGGTTTAACTGCAGTGGTAGTTGGTTGCTGCTTTTTGCTAATGATGTTCTTTGCACCGTTAGCTAATATGGTACCAGCTTATGCAACAGCGGGCGCAATCTTATATGTTGCTGTACTTATGTTACAAAACCTAAAGTTTGTGGACTGGGACGATATGACTGACGCTATTCCAGTAGCCGTTGTGCTGTTAATGACGCCGCTTACGTTTTCAATTGCGCATGGTATTGCGCTTGGTTTTATTTCATATACGGCGGTTAAGTTGCTTTGTGGTAAACGCAGTGAAATAACAATTAGTGTATGGATATTAACAGTGTTATTTATTGTTAAATTCGCGTTTTTATCATAA
- the cysB gene encoding HTH-type transcriptional regulator CysB, which produces MKLQQLRYIVEVQNHKLNVSATAESLFTSQPGISKQVRMLEDELGVQIFGRSGKHLTHVTSAGEDIINISREILSKVEGIKAVANEHTLPDQGKLNIATTHTQARYALPSVIQGFMKKYPAVSLHMHQGTPQQISDAAARGDADFAIATEALHLYSDLVMLPCYHWNRSIVVAKDHPLAKKANSLTVADIAEYPLITYVFGFTGRSELDKAFSAHGLEPHIVFTATDADVIKTYVRLGLGVGVVASMAIDEITDTDLVCIDASHLFEASTTKIGFRKGSFLRTYMYDFIERFAPHLTKERVERASLLRNQDDVDKLFEDIELPVK; this is translated from the coding sequence ATGAAATTACAACAACTCAGATACATAGTAGAAGTACAAAATCATAAATTAAATGTTTCAGCAACGGCTGAGAGTTTATTTACCTCACAGCCTGGTATTTCTAAACAAGTACGTATGTTAGAAGATGAGTTAGGTGTTCAAATTTTTGGGCGAAGTGGCAAGCATTTAACGCATGTAACTAGTGCCGGTGAAGATATTATAAATATCTCGCGTGAGATACTTTCAAAGGTAGAAGGTATAAAAGCAGTAGCTAACGAGCACACATTACCAGACCAAGGTAAGCTCAATATAGCAACAACGCACACTCAAGCACGTTATGCTTTACCTAGTGTGATTCAGGGGTTTATGAAAAAATACCCTGCAGTATCATTGCATATGCACCAAGGTACACCGCAACAAATATCTGATGCCGCAGCAAGGGGCGATGCCGATTTTGCCATTGCAACTGAAGCGCTTCATTTATACTCTGATTTAGTTATGTTGCCTTGTTATCATTGGAATCGCAGTATTGTTGTTGCAAAGGATCATCCACTTGCTAAAAAAGCCAATAGTTTAACGGTAGCAGATATTGCCGAATACCCGCTAATTACTTATGTATTTGGTTTTACGGGTCGCTCTGAATTAGACAAAGCATTTAGCGCCCATGGGTTAGAGCCGCATATTGTATTTACGGCGACTGATGCCGATGTAATTAAAACCTATGTTCGTTTAGGGCTTGGTGTAGGGGTAGTGGCTTCAATGGCGATTGATGAAATCACTGATACTGATTTAGTCTGCATTGATGCAAGTCACTTATTTGAAGCTAGCACAACAAAAATTGGCTTTAGAAAAGGCAGCTTTTTACGTACTTATATGTATGACTTTATAGAACGATTTGCGCCGCATTTAACAAAAGAGCGTGTGGAGCGCGCGAGTTTATTACGTAATCAAGATGATGTAGACAAGTTATTTGAAGATATAGAGTTACCTGTAAAGTAG
- a CDS encoding L-serine ammonia-lyase, with translation MISAFDMFSIGIGPSSSHTVGPMRASRLFVNELHEKQLLKSVTDIKVELYGSLGQTGIGHGSGKAVVLGLAGYDPETIDADLVDDILLTIEQEQVIYLNQTHKANFPKQGAIVFHRRKTLPKHSNAMEIIASNNGEKLYSKVYYSIGGGFIVTDEEFENEKQAALDIREENPAPYPFSSAKELLEMCKDSGLSVSSLMMKNERTLRTEDAIKDELFHIWQVMKACIERGMRTEGILPGGLKVKRRAPSLFLKLNIEVSNDPLRAMDWVDLFALAVNEENAAGGRVVTAPTNGAAGILPAVLMYYHTFVKEVDRDIATRYLLTAAAIGILYKKNASISGAEVGCQGEVGVACSMAAGALTEIVGGNVVQVENAAEIGMEHNLGLTCDPVGGLVQVPCIERNAMGAIKAINASRLAIRGSGEQKVSLDKVIKTMLETGNDMKTKYKETARGGLAVNIIEC, from the coding sequence ATGATCAGTGCATTTGATATGTTTAGCATTGGTATTGGCCCTTCGTCATCACACACCGTTGGCCCAATGCGCGCATCACGCTTATTTGTTAATGAACTCCATGAAAAACAGCTATTGAAAAGTGTTACCGATATAAAAGTAGAGCTATATGGATCGTTAGGTCAAACAGGTATAGGTCATGGTTCTGGCAAAGCTGTTGTACTTGGCTTAGCAGGCTATGACCCAGAAACAATCGATGCCGATTTAGTCGATGATATTTTATTAACTATCGAGCAAGAACAAGTTATTTATTTAAACCAAACACACAAAGCCAACTTTCCTAAGCAAGGTGCTATTGTTTTTCATCGTCGTAAAACGCTCCCAAAGCACTCTAATGCAATGGAGATTATTGCTTCAAATAATGGTGAAAAGCTTTATAGCAAAGTGTACTACTCTATCGGCGGCGGCTTTATTGTTACCGACGAAGAATTTGAAAACGAAAAGCAAGCAGCGCTCGATATTAGAGAAGAAAACCCAGCGCCATACCCTTTTAGTAGCGCAAAAGAGCTACTTGAAATGTGTAAAGACTCAGGCCTGAGTGTATCTAGCTTGATGATGAAAAACGAACGCACACTTCGAACCGAAGACGCTATAAAAGATGAGTTATTTCATATTTGGCAAGTAATGAAAGCCTGTATTGAGCGCGGAATGCGTACTGAAGGAATTTTACCTGGCGGTTTAAAAGTAAAACGACGTGCCCCCAGCCTATTCTTAAAACTGAATATCGAGGTGAGCAACGATCCACTCAGAGCAATGGATTGGGTCGACCTATTTGCACTTGCCGTTAATGAAGAAAATGCCGCCGGTGGACGAGTGGTAACAGCCCCCACTAATGGTGCTGCAGGCATTCTACCCGCTGTACTTATGTACTATCATACATTTGTAAAAGAAGTAGACCGCGACATTGCCACGCGTTATTTACTAACAGCCGCTGCAATTGGTATTTTATATAAAAAAAATGCGTCTATTTCTGGTGCCGAAGTGGGCTGCCAAGGCGAAGTGGGTGTAGCGTGTTCAATGGCCGCCGGAGCATTAACTGAAATTGTGGGTGGCAATGTTGTACAAGTTGAAAACGCAGCTGAAATAGGCATGGAGCATAATTTAGGTTTAACGTGCGACCCTGTTGGCGGCTTAGTGCAAGTTCCTTGTATTGAACGTAATGCGATGGGGGCTATAAAAGCCATCAATGCTTCTCGATTGGCAATTCGTGGTAGTGGCGAGCAAAAAGTATCACTTGATAAAGTAATAAAAACCATGCTTGAAACAGGTAATGATATGAAAACAAAATACAAAGAAACCGCGCGCGGTGGTTTAGCCGTTAACATTATTGAGTGTTAG
- a CDS encoding NUDIX hydrolase: MNSDFIKTRFQLSPTAAPNQIKDSRNKRASAVMLPIIDVAGHAHILLCKRPTYLHHHPGEICLPGGKFEASDKTLRTTALRELKEELNIAHKDVNILGNLPEYSTLTGFSIRPYVCVLNKNTQWVNDHNEVQASFLLSLDELSTEANWQPLPFQRFGKEITLQGFVTPHGLLWGATASIIKNFTKQLALPV, from the coding sequence TTGAATAGTGACTTTATTAAAACGCGTTTTCAATTAAGCCCAACCGCTGCGCCAAATCAAATAAAAGACTCTCGAAATAAACGCGCCAGTGCCGTTATGCTGCCCATTATAGATGTAGCTGGGCATGCACATATTTTACTGTGTAAGCGCCCTACTTATTTGCATCATCACCCAGGTGAAATTTGCTTACCCGGTGGTAAATTTGAGGCAAGCGACAAAACGCTTCGTACAACGGCACTACGTGAATTGAAAGAAGAATTAAACATTGCGCACAAAGATGTAAATATCCTTGGCAATTTACCAGAGTACTCCACCTTAACTGGGTTTAGTATTCGTCCCTACGTATGTGTTTTGAATAAAAATACGCAGTGGGTAAACGATCACAATGAAGTACAGGCTAGCTTTTTACTCTCCTTGGATGAATTAAGTACTGAAGCTAACTGGCAACCTTTGCCATTTCAACGTTTTGGTAAAGAAATCACCCTGCAGGGGTTTGTTACCCCCCATGGGTTACTTTGGGGAGCAACTGCTAGCATTATAAAAAACTTTACAAAACAACTAGCCTTACCAGTTTAA